The genome window CCAAATATGTGCATCTTTATTCAGCAGGGGAACCTTTTATGAACCCCAATTATTTTGGAATGCTGAGACGGGTAAAAGCATACGACAACTTAGTTTATGTTATCACAAACGGTACTCTCTTAGATGAAAGAACATGCATGGGAGTAGTGAATGGGGGTATTGATATGCTGAGCATCTCAATAGATGGTGCATCTGAAAACACATTCAACTATATAAGAAAGGGAGCAGACTTTAACAAGGTTATCGAGAACGTGCGACGTTTAGTTGAAATAAGAAAGTTACTCGATAAGAAGAACCCATATATCGCGATAAATTTTGTACTCACACGGTTAAATATTCCCGAGTTACAACAGATAGTTAGGCTGGCTAAGAACCTAAAAATCGATGGAGTAGTTGTATCTCAGGTTCTTGAATTTGATCCTGTTAAAGATGAAATGGTTAAAGCTCCTAAGGATATCAGGGGATCTCTCAGGCAGGCAATGAAATTGGCCGGTGAATTGAACATCAAGTTTGAACTTCAGTCCTCACTTGTAAAGAAGCTCAACGCCTTAGATATCATGAGGTGGAAACCGTGGTTATCACTGAAGGTTTCCCAAGGTTCGCGGAGAAAAGCATGTTCTTCACCATGGGAGGCTGTCCTGGTAAGATGGAATGGTGACGTCCACCCGTGCTGCTCAGTTAGTCCTGTTCTAGGAAATGTGAATAAGCAAGATTTCAAAGCTATTTGGAACGGTCCCGTGTACACTGATTTTCGTCGAAGATTATTGAGTGATAAACCTCCCGAAGAGTGTAGAAAATGCGTCGCTGCACTATGGTCGGACCCTATTCCATCAAGGCTTAACATGAAGAAGATAGTTTCAGGGCAACTAATACAAACGTCTTAAATAAAGTGACATAGTGGGCTTTTCGTGCTAATCTTAAAGCATGAAAAATCCCACATTAAATCTAACGCATTCGGAAGCAACGAAAGAAAACCTGTTAAAACTGGCCGACAAGATTCCCGGA of Candidatus Auribacterota bacterium contains these proteins:
- a CDS encoding radical SAM protein, which encodes MRELIPLPTHCWIEVTSRCNLKCLFCAQTVCPQSKGDMSLELFNELETIFSQTKYVHLYSAGEPFMNPNYFGMLRRVKAYDNLVYVITNGTLLDERTCMGVVNGGIDMLSISIDGASENTFNYIRKGADFNKVIENVRRLVEIRKLLDKKNPYIAINFVLTRLNIPELQQIVRLAKNLKIDGVVVSQVLEFDPVKDEMVKAPKDIRGSLRQAMKLAGELNIKFELQSSLVKKLNALDIMRWKPWLSLKVSQGSRRKACSSPWEAVLVRWNGDVHPCCSVSPVLGNVNKQDFKAIWNGPVYTDFRRRLLSDKPPEECRKCVAALWSDPIPSRLNMKKIVSGQLIQTS